The Agromyces mangrovi genome contains a region encoding:
- a CDS encoding glycosyltransferase family 4 protein, translated as MTGSPRHPLDESDRSLRIAMISYYLPSESKIGVGYQVHALANELADRGHQVDVYSPCAPVEGARYGHVHVPLDGSMRTFRFAFAMRRIDLSGYDVLHAHGEDYWMWRRRVPAHVRTLHGSCFEEAVRIRGAKEKARMVLLGCTEVLASVVADRTVLISPATRKWTPWVRTVIPNGVDAAAFAPGGDKRAAPTVLFVGTWRGRKRGAELARIFADEVRPRVPDAELRMVTQDAPDDVPEGVSVLGRLTDSELAAEYRSAWVFCLPSTYEGFGIPYAEAMTAGLPVVATPNVGSRYVTDDGRFGVLAELDSLGDALVEVLTDAARRAELAEASLVRAVEFDLQAVADHYERVYRAEFDAHPKERTT; from the coding sequence GTGACCGGTTCCCCGCGGCATCCGCTCGACGAGTCGGATCGGTCGCTGCGCATCGCGATGATCTCGTACTACCTCCCGAGCGAGAGCAAGATCGGCGTGGGGTACCAGGTCCACGCGCTCGCCAACGAGCTGGCCGATCGCGGGCACCAGGTCGACGTGTACAGCCCCTGCGCACCGGTCGAGGGCGCACGTTACGGACACGTGCACGTGCCGCTCGACGGATCGATGCGCACGTTCCGGTTCGCGTTCGCGATGCGGCGCATCGACCTGTCGGGCTACGACGTGCTCCACGCCCACGGCGAGGACTACTGGATGTGGCGCCGGCGCGTGCCCGCGCACGTGCGCACGCTGCACGGCTCGTGCTTCGAGGAGGCCGTGCGCATCCGCGGCGCCAAGGAGAAGGCGCGCATGGTGCTGCTCGGCTGCACCGAGGTGCTGGCGAGCGTCGTCGCGGACCGCACGGTGCTCATCTCGCCCGCGACCCGCAAGTGGACGCCGTGGGTGCGCACGGTCATTCCGAACGGGGTGGATGCCGCGGCGTTCGCGCCCGGCGGCGACAAGCGCGCCGCCCCCACCGTGCTCTTCGTCGGCACGTGGCGCGGCCGGAAGCGGGGTGCCGAGCTCGCGCGGATCTTCGCCGACGAGGTGCGCCCCCGTGTGCCCGATGCCGAGTTGCGGATGGTCACGCAGGACGCGCCCGACGACGTACCAGAAGGCGTCAGCGTGCTGGGTCGGCTGACGGACTCGGAGCTCGCCGCCGAGTACCGCTCGGCGTGGGTGTTCTGCCTCCCGTCGACCTACGAGGGCTTCGGCATCCCCTACGCCGAGGCGATGACGGCCGGCCTGCCCGTGGTCGCCACCCCGAACGTCGGCTCGCGCTACGTCACCGACGACGGGCGGTTCGGCGTGCTCGCCGAGCTCGATTCGCTCGGGGACGCGCTGGTCGAGGTGCTGACGGATGCCGCCCGGCGCGCCGAGCTCGCCGAGGCGTCGCTCGTGCGCGCGGTCGAGTTCGACCTGCAGGCGGTGGCCGACCACTACGAGCGCGTCTACCGAGCCGAGTTCGACGCGCACCCGAAGGAGAGGACCACGTGA
- a CDS encoding glycosyltransferase WbsX family protein, which yields MLAPERRRLAVRVTETPPEAPDHRGPEGAPVNGLRARALAFYLPQFFPIPENDEWWGAGFTEWTNTARARRLYPGHQQPTLPADLGFYDLRVPETRQAQSDLARAYGVEAFVYWHYWFGDGDRILERPFAEVLERGDPEIGFALAWANQSWTGIWHAAADTILKEQRYLGAEDDRRHFETILPAFRDERYVRVNGRPLFYVFRPEELPDAAEFVDRWQAMAREAGLDGLYLVAEASDLLGAGPRYANAEADGFDASVYMRLPAEVTPATRFRMRAGRKLMGGPEIWPYSDSIVADYPRDPHVQPCVYPNWDNTPRAGRRGLVVRDATPERFRRNVSDAVDLLADRPADERLLWVKSWNEWAEGNHLEPDLRDGHAWLEALQAGLS from the coding sequence GTGCTCGCACCCGAACGACGACGACTGGCGGTACGCGTGACCGAGACGCCACCCGAGGCACCCGATCACCGGGGGCCCGAGGGCGCCCCCGTGAACGGGCTGCGCGCGCGTGCGCTCGCGTTCTACCTTCCCCAGTTCTTCCCGATCCCGGAGAACGACGAGTGGTGGGGTGCCGGTTTCACCGAGTGGACCAACACCGCGCGTGCGCGGCGCCTGTACCCCGGGCACCAGCAGCCCACCCTGCCGGCCGACCTGGGCTTCTACGACCTCCGCGTACCCGAGACGCGCCAGGCGCAGAGCGACCTGGCGCGCGCGTACGGCGTCGAGGCATTCGTGTACTGGCACTACTGGTTCGGCGACGGCGACCGCATCCTCGAGCGGCCGTTCGCCGAGGTGCTCGAGCGCGGCGACCCCGAGATCGGGTTCGCGCTGGCGTGGGCCAACCAGTCCTGGACGGGCATCTGGCACGCCGCGGCCGACACGATCCTCAAGGAGCAGCGCTACCTCGGCGCGGAGGACGACCGGCGCCACTTCGAGACGATCCTCCCCGCATTCCGCGACGAACGGTACGTGCGCGTGAACGGTCGGCCGCTCTTCTACGTGTTCCGGCCGGAGGAGCTGCCGGATGCCGCGGAGTTCGTCGATCGCTGGCAGGCGATGGCGCGCGAGGCCGGCCTGGACGGCCTGTACCTCGTCGCCGAGGCGAGCGACCTGCTCGGCGCCGGGCCCCGCTACGCGAACGCCGAGGCCGACGGGTTCGACGCGAGCGTGTACATGCGGCTGCCGGCCGAGGTGACGCCGGCGACCCGGTTCCGCATGCGCGCGGGCCGCAAGCTCATGGGCGGGCCGGAGATCTGGCCGTACTCGGACTCGATCGTGGCCGACTACCCCCGCGATCCGCACGTGCAGCCGTGCGTGTACCCGAACTGGGACAACACGCCGCGTGCCGGCCGCCGCGGCCTCGTCGTGCGCGACGCGACGCCCGAGCGGTTCCGCCGCAACGTGTCGGACGCGGTCGACCTGCTCGCCGATCGGCCGGCCGACGAGCGGCTGCTCTGGGTCAAGTCGTGGAACGAGTGGGCCGAGGGCAACCACCTCGAACCCGACCTCCGCGATGGGCACGCGTGGCTCGAGGCCCTGCAGGCCGGGTTGTCGTGA
- a CDS encoding acyltransferase family protein, producing MKPPPAGRFLALDGLRGVAALAVLVFHMFWNSAGADALAAWMPGPVIDATGFMRSGVAIFFVISGFVIAYTTANMRTFREGGRFALRRQVRLDPPYYVVIAGVLLIEFAQTLVPGLVGRQFTPLDVLLNMVYLQDILGVPSVLAVAWTLCLEVQFYLVVVLLAIVAARTTRSEAWRGRVVVWSAAALALASLALPLVGISSGPWVLGVWWMFAIGMLLAWHSIGTVRTWHVVASFAVLVAWASLRQFVLGQADPWGGEWFAIGTGLLIWALQERDRLSASPGRVLLYFGRISYPLYLVHLPVIAVVAGAGFKAFPDAPWAQLLIVLASGAIAIGAAELLHRWVEQPAIAWSKRLKKGRVDAAAARDGG from the coding sequence ATGAAGCCGCCGCCCGCCGGCCGGTTCCTCGCACTCGACGGCCTGCGGGGAGTCGCCGCCCTCGCCGTGCTGGTGTTCCACATGTTCTGGAACTCGGCGGGAGCCGACGCGCTCGCCGCGTGGATGCCCGGCCCCGTGATCGACGCCACGGGTTTCATGCGCAGCGGCGTGGCGATCTTCTTCGTCATCTCCGGCTTCGTGATCGCCTACACGACGGCGAACATGCGCACCTTCCGCGAGGGCGGCCGGTTCGCATTGCGCCGCCAGGTGCGGCTCGACCCGCCCTACTACGTCGTGATCGCCGGCGTGCTCCTCATCGAGTTCGCCCAGACCCTCGTGCCCGGGCTCGTCGGCCGCCAGTTCACGCCGCTCGACGTGCTGCTCAACATGGTCTACCTGCAGGACATCCTCGGCGTGCCGTCCGTGCTCGCGGTCGCGTGGACCCTCTGCCTCGAGGTGCAGTTCTACCTCGTGGTCGTGCTGCTGGCGATCGTCGCCGCCCGCACGACACGGTCGGAGGCGTGGCGCGGGAGGGTCGTCGTGTGGAGCGCAGCGGCGCTGGCGCTCGCATCCCTCGCCCTGCCGCTCGTCGGCATCAGCAGCGGGCCGTGGGTGCTCGGGGTCTGGTGGATGTTCGCGATCGGGATGCTGCTCGCCTGGCACTCGATCGGCACGGTGAGGACGTGGCACGTCGTCGCGTCGTTCGCGGTGCTGGTCGCGTGGGCGTCGCTCCGGCAGTTCGTGCTGGGCCAGGCGGACCCGTGGGGCGGCGAGTGGTTCGCGATCGGGACGGGCCTCCTCATCTGGGCCCTGCAGGAGCGCGACCGCCTGTCGGCCTCGCCGGGTCGCGTGCTGCTCTACTTCGGCCGCATCTCGTACCCGCTGTACCTCGTGCACCTCCCGGTGATCGCGGTTGTGGCCGGCGCGGGGTTCAAGGCGTTCCCGGATGCCCCGTGGGCGCAGTTGCTCATCGTGCTGGCCTCCGGCGCGATCGCGATCGGCGCGGCGGAGCTGCTGCACCGATGGGTGGAGCAGCCCGCCATCGCCTGGTCGAAGCGACTCAAGAAGGGTCGCGTCGACGCGGCGGCCGCACGCGACGGCGGCTGA
- a CDS encoding glycosyltransferase family 2 protein has protein sequence MAPAARADGSIAERAPRVSVVVPLYNGARWIEETLSSIAGQTIADLEVIVVDDGSDDDGRERARAHTVSPRVLEQSHLGVAVARNRGLAEARGEWVAFLDQDDLWHPTHVERALGWLDDHPEERILFLRERTFAAADEQERLTRLDEGVGGWAGLLVGSDDTLAELVAAHDATGSDRVERHDLEALLRGPVSTTTSFVADPELLRLAGGFAPHALAMDDYWLLVNVSRLQPIPHLDQPTVFYRVHLGATSRTTKLGLPFLSSAVALRLGGGLVDIPTGLAGGLDGSLHRHLLRELFGSPEFRDRRFRGAVGHLAALLWPPDGRRRERRRAGLAARFPRLRDAVRSLRRAR, from the coding sequence ATGGCGCCGGCGGCACGGGCCGACGGATCCATCGCCGAGCGCGCGCCGCGCGTCAGCGTCGTCGTGCCGCTGTACAACGGCGCACGCTGGATCGAAGAGACGCTCAGCTCGATCGCGGGCCAGACGATTGCGGACCTCGAGGTGATCGTGGTCGACGACGGATCCGACGACGACGGACGCGAGCGGGCGCGGGCGCACACGGTGTCCCCGAGGGTGCTCGAGCAGTCGCACCTCGGCGTCGCCGTCGCACGCAACCGCGGGCTCGCCGAGGCCCGCGGCGAGTGGGTGGCCTTCCTCGACCAGGACGACCTGTGGCACCCCACGCACGTGGAGCGGGCGCTCGGCTGGCTCGACGACCACCCGGAAGAGCGCATCCTCTTCCTCCGCGAGCGGACGTTCGCGGCAGCGGACGAACAGGAACGGCTGACCCGTCTCGACGAGGGCGTCGGCGGCTGGGCGGGGCTGCTGGTCGGCAGCGACGACACGCTCGCAGAACTCGTCGCGGCGCACGATGCGACCGGGTCGGATCGCGTCGAGCGCCACGACCTCGAGGCGCTGCTGCGCGGACCGGTCTCGACGACGACGAGCTTCGTCGCCGACCCCGAGCTCCTGAGGCTCGCGGGCGGCTTCGCCCCGCACGCGCTCGCGATGGACGACTACTGGCTGCTTGTCAACGTGTCGCGGCTGCAGCCCATCCCGCACCTCGACCAGCCGACCGTGTTCTACCGGGTGCACCTCGGGGCCACGTCGCGCACGACGAAGCTCGGGCTCCCGTTCCTCTCGTCGGCGGTGGCGCTGCGGCTGGGCGGCGGGCTCGTCGACATCCCCACGGGTCTCGCGGGCGGGCTCGACGGGTCGCTCCACCGCCACCTGCTCCGCGAGCTGTTCGGCTCGCCCGAGTTCCGTGACCGGAGGTTCCGCGGCGCGGTCGGGCACCTCGCGGCCCTGCTCTGGCCGCCCGACGGCCGGCGCCGCGAACGCCGCCGCGCCGGGCTCGCCGCGCGCTTTCCGAGGCTCCGCGACGCGGTGCGGTCGCTCCGCCGGGCGCGCTGA
- a CDS encoding polysaccharide biosynthesis tyrosine autokinase, giving the protein MELRDYIRGLRRHWLAILVMTLVGAATGYGWTLLQTPVYTASASGYIASAQNSDVGISTIGDNLARGKVSSYLEIASWRSVAQNAIDDLDLATTPEAVVNRVEVTNPTDTVIMRISATGPSPEEARALAEAWIDAMIIEIDDIEGDGSEGSAPVTVIPADIASLPSSPSFPDVRMAVAVGAILGLGFGIAFALIRTVSDRRIRAAEDVEQRTGIAVVGTIPLVPGLTDEQRLVDMNERNGGKGDNFAVAESLRSLRTNLQFMDVDHPPRTIVVTSPLPGDGKSTIACNLALTLAAAGTAVVLVDGDMRRSMVAKTMGLPGGAGLSDVLAGRAELTDVLQRTPKSVNLIVLAAGSVPPNPSEVLGSERMRTLIAELAKHATVIIDAPPLLPVTDGAVLTHQADGALVVTSLGKTTYDLLEKALDTLKKARGRALGVVLNKAPLRGVDATPYSYEYRRAYVAHSNEAPATPEPAASGVTVPADLSDLDEPETTPRRGRRVPPSA; this is encoded by the coding sequence ATGGAGCTCCGCGACTACATCCGAGGCCTGCGCAGGCACTGGCTCGCCATCCTGGTGATGACGCTCGTCGGTGCCGCCACCGGCTACGGGTGGACGCTCCTGCAGACCCCCGTCTACACGGCTTCTGCCAGCGGCTACATCGCCTCTGCGCAGAACAGCGACGTGGGCATCTCGACCATCGGCGACAACCTCGCGCGCGGCAAGGTGAGCTCGTACCTCGAGATCGCGAGCTGGCGATCGGTCGCGCAGAACGCCATCGACGACCTCGACCTCGCGACGACGCCCGAGGCGGTCGTGAACCGCGTCGAGGTCACCAACCCGACGGACACCGTGATCATGCGGATCAGCGCGACCGGGCCGTCGCCCGAGGAGGCGCGGGCGCTCGCCGAGGCATGGATCGACGCGATGATCATCGAGATCGACGACATCGAGGGCGATGGCTCCGAGGGCTCGGCGCCGGTCACGGTCATCCCCGCCGACATCGCCTCGCTGCCGTCCTCGCCGTCGTTCCCGGACGTGCGCATGGCCGTCGCGGTCGGGGCGATCCTCGGGCTCGGGTTCGGAATCGCGTTCGCCCTCATCCGGACCGTCTCCGACCGTCGGATCCGCGCCGCGGAGGATGTGGAGCAGCGCACGGGCATCGCCGTCGTCGGCACGATCCCGCTCGTGCCGGGGCTGACGGACGAGCAGCGGCTCGTCGACATGAACGAGCGCAACGGCGGCAAGGGCGACAACTTCGCCGTGGCGGAGTCGCTGCGCTCGCTGCGCACCAACCTCCAGTTCATGGACGTCGACCACCCGCCGCGGACCATCGTGGTCACGAGCCCGCTGCCCGGCGACGGCAAGTCGACCATCGCCTGCAACCTCGCGCTCACCCTCGCGGCAGCGGGAACGGCCGTCGTGCTCGTGGACGGCGACATGCGGCGCTCCATGGTCGCGAAGACCATGGGCCTCCCGGGTGGCGCCGGCCTCTCCGACGTGCTCGCCGGTCGCGCCGAACTCACGGACGTGCTCCAGCGGACGCCGAAGTCGGTCAACCTGATCGTCCTCGCCGCCGGAAGCGTGCCGCCGAACCCGAGCGAGGTGCTCGGTTCGGAGCGCATGCGCACGCTCATCGCCGAACTCGCCAAGCACGCGACGGTCATCATCGACGCCCCGCCGCTGCTGCCCGTCACGGACGGCGCGGTGCTCACCCACCAGGCCGACGGCGCACTCGTGGTGACCAGCCTCGGCAAGACCACCTACGACCTGCTCGAGAAGGCGCTCGACACGCTCAAGAAGGCGCGCGGGCGCGCGCTCGGCGTGGTGCTGAACAAGGCGCCGCTCCGTGGTGTCGACGCCACGCCGTACTCGTACGAGTACCGGCGCGCGTACGTGGCCCACTCGAACGAGGCGCCGGCGACGCCGGAACCCGCGGCCTCGGGTGTGACGGTGCCCGCCGACCTGAGCGATCTCGACGAGCCGGAGACGACGCCGCGCCGCGGTCGACGCGTCCCGCCGTCGGCGTGA